The following proteins are co-located in the Pirellulales bacterium genome:
- a CDS encoding B12-binding domain-containing radical SAM protein: MPRPRLLLVNPVNQRRTGFAASISSRFPPLNLGLLASAATPQWDVELIDENFETYAPREADLAAITAFTSSVNRGYEIAGELRSRGIPVVMGGIHVSMRPDEARQFADAVVVGEAEAVFPQVLADARAGRLQGLYQGTPIPFCDRPAARRDVYHPGYMFSSIQTSRGCPLDCDFCSVTVFNGRRYRRRPNAEVLDELETIPQELLFIVDDNIIGYGTADREQTLALFRGMVERGMKKKWFCQASVNVADDPEVLDWAARAGCKMIFLGIEAEDPDALGAVNKRLNAKRGTDAYASIFQRIHAAGIAVLGAFIFGIDGDTPEKLLRRAEYIVHSEVDVVQMTAMTPLPGTRLFHQFEREGRLLYTDFPRDWDRYNLTEVVFHPRNMSAGEFTHAMRECLDRVYDLKVLKAKAKHTLAATGQWDAAEFAWTSNLSYREIGLSKSTFALVENGAPDDVGKLTPQAAT; the protein is encoded by the coding sequence ATGCCGCGCCCGCGACTGTTGCTGGTCAACCCCGTCAATCAGCGCCGCACCGGGTTTGCGGCGTCGATCAGTTCGCGGTTTCCGCCGCTGAACCTGGGACTCTTGGCCTCCGCCGCGACGCCCCAATGGGACGTCGAGTTGATCGACGAGAACTTCGAGACCTATGCCCCGCGGGAGGCCGATCTCGCGGCGATCACGGCGTTCACCTCAAGCGTCAACCGGGGCTACGAAATCGCCGGCGAGTTGCGTTCGCGCGGCATTCCCGTGGTGATGGGAGGAATTCACGTCTCGATGCGTCCCGACGAGGCGCGGCAATTCGCCGACGCGGTCGTCGTGGGCGAGGCCGAAGCGGTCTTTCCGCAGGTGCTCGCCGACGCCCGTGCAGGCCGATTGCAGGGGCTGTACCAGGGGACGCCGATCCCGTTCTGCGACCGCCCGGCGGCGCGGCGCGATGTGTATCATCCTGGTTACATGTTCTCGTCGATTCAGACCTCGCGGGGGTGTCCGCTCGATTGCGACTTCTGCTCGGTCACCGTCTTCAACGGTCGCCGTTATCGCCGCCGCCCCAACGCCGAGGTGCTCGACGAATTGGAAACGATTCCCCAGGAACTGCTTTTCATCGTCGACGACAATATCATCGGCTACGGGACTGCGGACCGCGAGCAGACGCTGGCGCTGTTCCGCGGGATGGTCGAGCGAGGGATGAAGAAGAAGTGGTTCTGCCAAGCGTCGGTCAACGTCGCCGACGACCCCGAGGTGCTCGACTGGGCCGCCCGCGCCGGGTGCAAAATGATCTTCCTGGGGATCGAGGCCGAGGATCCCGACGCGCTGGGGGCGGTCAACAAACGGCTCAACGCGAAACGGGGAACCGACGCCTACGCATCGATTTTTCAGCGGATCCATGCCGCGGGGATCGCCGTATTGGGGGCGTTCATCTTCGGCATCGACGGCGACACTCCCGAGAAGTTGTTGCGGCGGGCCGAGTACATCGTCCACAGCGAGGTCGACGTCGTGCAAATGACCGCGATGACCCCGCTCCCCGGGACCCGGCTATTCCATCAGTTCGAGCGCGAGGGACGCCTGCTCTACACCGACTTTCCCCGCGACTGGGATCGGTACAATCTGACCGAGGTCGTGTTTCATCCCCGCAACATGTCGGCCGGCGAGTTCACGCACGCCATGCGCGAGTGTCTCGATCGGGTGTACGATCTCAAGGTGCTCAAAGCGAAGGCGAAGCACACTCTCGCCGCAACGGGGCAGTGGGACGCAGCCGAGTTCGCCTGGACGTCGAACCTCAGCTATCGCGAGATCGGATTGTCCAAGAGCACGTTTGCGCTCGTGGAGAACGGCGCGCCCGACGACGTCGGCAAGCTCACGCCCCAAGCTGCGACTTGA
- a CDS encoding DMT family transporter, producing the protein MTARNPALIQGIAAVLLFGSVPACIRAVGLDAVALGIARLALGALGMAAIMALRGRPPLATPAGRSAERLAPLAAIGGCFGLHWLLYFLSIKLASASIGAIGFSTYGVQLSLMGWAAGHPRPGLRAILGVALAMLGSWLCLPPIGVGTAGDGLLLGMIVGVASGTAYAVLPLLHQRYATIEHDERTWGQFAFGLCVFLACAPAAREWGGRPADVWLAVHLGIVVTLVGHLLWVRASTDLPIRITAVLAYLQLPTALAVNHLVLGEHLTPRMLVGAGCIVAANALALGGRRSATADANSTSSVEPAPEL; encoded by the coding sequence GTGACTGCGCGCAATCCAGCATTGATCCAAGGAATCGCCGCGGTGCTGCTGTTCGGCAGCGTGCCGGCCTGCATCCGCGCCGTCGGGCTCGACGCCGTCGCCCTGGGAATCGCTCGGCTGGCGCTGGGGGCGCTCGGCATGGCGGCGATCATGGCATTGCGCGGTCGGCCCCCGCTGGCGACCCCGGCTGGTCGCTCGGCCGAACGACTTGCGCCGTTGGCGGCCATCGGCGGCTGCTTCGGGCTCCATTGGCTGCTGTATTTTCTCAGCATCAAGCTGGCGAGCGCCTCGATCGGCGCCATCGGCTTCTCGACCTACGGCGTGCAGTTGTCGCTGATGGGCTGGGCCGCAGGGCATCCCCGCCCCGGGCTGCGGGCAATCCTTGGGGTCGCCCTGGCCATGCTGGGGAGCTGGCTCTGTCTGCCCCCGATTGGCGTCGGGACTGCGGGCGACGGCCTGCTCCTGGGTATGATTGTCGGCGTCGCCAGCGGCACGGCTTACGCCGTGTTGCCGCTCTTGCACCAGCGTTACGCGACGATCGAGCACGATGAACGGACCTGGGGGCAGTTCGCCTTCGGGTTGTGCGTGTTCTTGGCGTGCGCCCCGGCGGCTCGCGAGTGGGGCGGCCGGCCCGCCGACGTGTGGCTGGCCGTCCACCTGGGGATCGTGGTGACGCTGGTCGGCCACTTGCTGTGGGTCCGCGCCTCGACGGACTTGCCGATCCGCATCACCGCGGTGCTGGCGTATCTGCAGTTGCCGACGGCGCTGGCCGTGAATCACTTGGTCCTCGGCGAGCATCTGACGCCAAGAATGCTCGTCGGTGCGGGGTGCATCGTCGCTGCGAACGCGCTCGCGCTGGGGGGACGCCGCTCTGCGACCGCCGACGCCAATTCCACAAGCAGCGTCGAACCGGCGCCGGAGCTTTGA
- a CDS encoding family 10 glycosylhydrolase, whose product MTSRTLCAAVCTATLFAGTVPAPASPPEVRGTWLTTTNEDHIRTGVNTATVMRDLRAIGLNTVYVETWKNGYTNFPSQTLRNLIGTTDRNPTIGASRDLVQETLIQAHRNGMAYYGWFEYGVMTQFIGTGGNPNNPLSSYMKERGWLLQNQSGQYADGTNGGFAYMNVAIPEVRQFVIDMTLEAVRRYDFDGIQFDDHMAWPANFGFDATTIGLYTAQTGNPAPTSSNSQFNQWRRQQVTSFAAELYQAVKTARPELMVSISPSITTFSTTNYNADWPAWETQGVFDEFAVQMYRETISAFNSIANAQVNPFKPDGLDKLVFGLRINPSSSATPYADLQQMIERSRTEGAAGHSLWYSAGVRDLYGPQLTAFYDVATTGHAANPYFAADHRPLPTVAAAVAGNPGAWEVEVTNPGRYRVVARLGTAPQWTEIAAVELAAGRQEFAVPGASEVELLVDRRTATSFLGDVDGDLRVDGGDFLAWQREFGTFSFTSTPVGDANRDGKVDRFDLPAWQFNFSLDLSQPPSLESTTSFAAPEPTAISLLGIALSILFARLRLGR is encoded by the coding sequence ATGACGAGTCGAACGCTCTGCGCGGCAGTCTGCACCGCGACGCTGTTCGCGGGAACAGTCCCGGCTCCGGCGTCCCCGCCGGAGGTCCGCGGCACATGGCTCACCACGACCAACGAGGACCACATTCGCACCGGGGTCAACACGGCGACGGTGATGCGCGACCTGCGCGCCATCGGGCTCAACACCGTGTACGTCGAGACCTGGAAAAACGGCTATACGAATTTCCCCTCGCAAACGCTGCGGAACCTGATCGGCACGACCGACCGCAACCCGACCATCGGTGCGTCGCGCGACTTGGTGCAAGAGACGCTCATTCAGGCCCATCGCAACGGGATGGCGTACTACGGTTGGTTCGAGTACGGCGTGATGACCCAATTCATCGGCACGGGGGGCAATCCCAACAACCCGCTCTCAAGCTACATGAAGGAGCGCGGCTGGCTGTTGCAGAACCAGTCGGGCCAATACGCCGACGGCACGAACGGCGGGTTCGCCTACATGAACGTTGCGATCCCCGAGGTGCGGCAGTTCGTCATCGACATGACGCTTGAAGCCGTCCGGCGATACGACTTCGACGGCATTCAGTTCGACGATCACATGGCATGGCCGGCGAACTTCGGGTTCGACGCGACGACGATCGGGCTCTACACGGCGCAAACCGGGAACCCTGCGCCGACCTCGTCGAACTCCCAGTTCAATCAGTGGCGACGCCAGCAAGTGACCTCGTTCGCGGCCGAGTTGTACCAAGCCGTGAAAACCGCCCGACCGGAGTTGATGGTTTCGATCTCGCCGTCGATCACGACGTTCTCGACGACCAACTACAACGCCGATTGGCCGGCGTGGGAGACGCAAGGCGTCTTCGACGAGTTCGCCGTGCAGATGTATCGCGAGACGATTTCGGCGTTCAATTCGATCGCCAATGCTCAGGTAAACCCGTTCAAACCTGACGGTCTCGACAAGTTGGTATTCGGACTGCGGATCAACCCGTCCTCGTCCGCCACCCCGTACGCCGATCTGCAGCAAATGATCGAGCGCTCGCGGACCGAGGGGGCTGCAGGACACAGCCTGTGGTACAGCGCGGGAGTCCGCGACTTGTACGGACCGCAACTGACGGCCTTCTACGACGTAGCAACGACGGGGCACGCGGCGAATCCCTACTTCGCGGCCGATCATCGCCCCCTGCCGACGGTTGCCGCCGCAGTCGCCGGGAACCCAGGCGCCTGGGAAGTCGAGGTGACGAACCCCGGGCGGTATCGGGTCGTGGCCCGACTGGGGACGGCCCCGCAGTGGACCGAGATCGCCGCTGTCGAGCTTGCTGCCGGACGCCAGGAGTTCGCCGTTCCCGGAGCGAGCGAGGTCGAACTGCTAGTCGATCGCCGCACGGCGACCTCTTTCCTCGGCGACGTCGACGGCGACCTCCGCGTCGATGGCGGCGACTTCCTCGCTTGGCAGCGCGAGTTCGGCACGTTCAGCTTCACCTCGACTCCCGTCGGCGACGCCAACCGCGACGGAAAGGTCGACCGGTTCGATCTGCCAGCATGGCAGTTCAATTTCAGTCTCGACCTTTCGCAGCCCCCGTCCCTTGAGAGTACGACGTCGTTCGCCGCGCCTGAACCGACGGCGATCTCGTTGCTTGGAATCGCGCTTTCGATCTTGTTCGCACGACTGCGTTTGGGGCGGTAA
- a CDS encoding Gfo/Idh/MocA family oxidoreductase: MGSQDHGASRRDFLKTTAAAGVGFWVAGGIAARASTSPNEQLQIASCGVNGKGRGDVKNASRFGKIFAVCDADRTFLDQSAKVYKTENKFTDYREMLDRLGDKIDVVTISTPDHTHAVIASKAMKMGKHVYCQKPLTKTIWEARELQRIAKETGVTTQMGNQYTAFEPMRKAAYQIKAGQIGTVKEVHVWTNRPVWPQGEARPEPKPIPNELNWEAWLGPAPYRPYGEGYHTFKWRGWWDFGTGALGDMACHTCNLPFMALNMRDPLSVEAETSGHNQDSYPEWSSIKFEFPELDGRAAFNLYWYDGTKKPPAELYAKFIEGTTSEGQPKTLNASGCLLVGDKGTMYAGGDYAEAGIELSTDDPWLDVDYPKPPGEPELGHVQEFYEAIHDRSKKPVSNIVDYGGPLTETILLGNLAVWKPGKVAWDAKALTTPDPELMKIVKTEYRYGYEL, encoded by the coding sequence ATGGGTTCACAAGACCACGGCGCTTCGCGGCGCGATTTTCTGAAGACGACGGCCGCCGCCGGCGTCGGGTTCTGGGTGGCGGGAGGAATCGCCGCCCGGGCGAGCACGTCGCCCAACGAACAACTGCAGATCGCCTCCTGCGGCGTCAACGGCAAGGGGCGCGGCGACGTGAAGAACGCGTCGCGGTTCGGCAAGATCTTCGCCGTTTGCGACGCCGATCGGACCTTCCTCGACCAGTCGGCCAAAGTCTACAAGACCGAGAACAAGTTCACCGACTATCGCGAGATGCTCGACCGGCTGGGGGACAAGATCGACGTCGTAACGATCAGCACCCCCGACCACACGCACGCCGTCATCGCCTCCAAGGCGATGAAGATGGGCAAGCACGTCTACTGCCAGAAGCCGCTGACCAAGACGATCTGGGAAGCCCGCGAGTTGCAGCGGATCGCCAAGGAGACGGGCGTGACGACCCAGATGGGCAACCAGTACACCGCGTTCGAGCCGATGCGCAAGGCGGCCTATCAGATCAAGGCGGGGCAAATTGGAACGGTCAAGGAAGTGCACGTTTGGACCAATCGCCCGGTCTGGCCGCAAGGCGAGGCGCGGCCTGAGCCGAAGCCGATCCCCAACGAACTGAACTGGGAAGCCTGGCTCGGCCCGGCGCCTTATCGGCCCTACGGCGAGGGGTACCACACGTTCAAGTGGCGCGGCTGGTGGGATTTCGGCACCGGCGCCCTGGGCGACATGGCGTGCCACACATGCAATTTGCCGTTCATGGCTCTCAACATGCGCGACCCGTTAAGCGTCGAGGCCGAGACCTCGGGCCATAACCAAGACAGTTATCCCGAGTGGTCGTCGATCAAATTCGAATTCCCCGAACTCGACGGCCGCGCGGCGTTCAATCTCTACTGGTACGACGGCACGAAAAAGCCGCCCGCTGAGTTGTACGCCAAATTCATCGAAGGGACCACCAGCGAAGGGCAGCCCAAGACGCTCAACGCGAGCGGTTGTCTTCTGGTGGGGGACAAGGGGACGATGTACGCCGGAGGGGACTACGCCGAAGCGGGGATCGAGTTGAGCACGGACGACCCGTGGCTCGACGTCGACTACCCGAAGCCCCCGGGCGAGCCCGAGTTGGGCCATGTCCAGGAGTTCTACGAGGCGATCCACGACCGCTCGAAGAAACCCGTGTCGAACATCGTCGACTACGGCGGGCCGCTCACCGAAACGATCTTGCTGGGCAATCTGGCCGTGTGGAAGCCGGGCAAGGTCGCGTGGGACGCCAAGGCGCTGACCACCCCCGACCCCGAGTTGATGAAGATCGTCAAGACCGAGTACCGCTACGGTTACGAACTGTAA
- a CDS encoding O-methyltransferase: MSDFADSQERWTAVEDYLVAALGASDPVLDAALAACHEAGLPPISVSPNQGKFLMLMARAIGARSILEVGTLGGYSTIWLARGLAPGGRVTTLEIDAKHAEVAEANFVRAGMAEAIELRRGPALDVLPRLAAEGRGPFDLVFIDADKPRNPDYFMWALRLSRPGSMIVVDNVVREGAVIDADGDDASVHGVRRLNELLAAEPRVDATALQTVGSKGYDGFAIAVVR; encoded by the coding sequence ATGAGCGACTTTGCCGACTCGCAAGAGCGTTGGACGGCCGTCGAGGATTACCTCGTCGCGGCGCTGGGGGCGTCGGATCCCGTGCTGGACGCGGCGCTGGCCGCGTGTCACGAGGCGGGCTTGCCGCCGATCAGCGTGTCGCCGAATCAGGGGAAGTTCCTGATGCTCATGGCGCGTGCAATCGGCGCCCGGTCGATTCTGGAAGTCGGCACGCTCGGCGGGTACAGCACGATTTGGCTCGCCCGCGGCCTAGCGCCCGGAGGCCGGGTGACGACCCTGGAGATCGACGCCAAGCACGCCGAGGTCGCGGAGGCGAATTTCGTTCGCGCCGGCATGGCCGAAGCGATTGAATTGCGACGCGGCCCCGCGCTTGACGTCTTGCCCCGGCTTGCCGCGGAAGGTCGCGGACCATTCGACCTCGTGTTCATCGACGCCGACAAGCCGCGCAACCCGGACTACTTCATGTGGGCGCTGCGGCTAAGCCGCCCGGGGAGCATGATCGTCGTCGACAACGTCGTGCGCGAAGGGGCGGTGATCGACGCCGACGGCGACGATGCGAGCGTCCACGGGGTGCGCCGCCTCAACGAGCTGCTCGCCGCCGAGCCGCGCGTCGACGCCACGGCGTTGCAAACCGTCGGCAGCAAGGGTTACGACGGCTTCGCGATCGCCGTGGTCCGATAG
- a CDS encoding nitronate monooxygenase — protein sequence MLAPLVIQGGMGVAVSSWRLARAVSRTGQLGVVSGTALDAVFARRLQLGDPAGDLRRALAAFPAPAIAGRVLERYFIPGGKAADVPFRAIPMASFPPKRDQLELVVTANFVEVWLAKEGHGGAVGVNLLEKVQAPTIPALYGAMLAGVDVVLMGAGIPRTIPGILDRLARGDAAELALDVADKTPEEEFALAFDPAEFLEAQPPTLARPEFLAIVSSATLASMLLKKSTGRVDGFVIEGPTAGGHNAPPRGPLQLNARGEPIYGQRDNADLAAFRALGAPFWLAGSWGTPAGLARALDEGAAGIQAGTLFAFCRESGLTDELKRQTIELVRRGAADVVTDPLASPTGFPFKVLQLEGSLSDAELAAQRRLTCDLGYLRRAYRREDGGVGWRCPAEDVDAFVRKGGAPGETAGRKCICNALLANVGLAQLRGDGSAELPLVTCGDGIDAIAPLIATGDGSYSAEEVVEHLLSDVETVAGRSASRGARPRSSAESTPLVIAE from the coding sequence ATGTTGGCGCCGCTCGTGATCCAAGGGGGGATGGGAGTCGCCGTGTCGTCGTGGCGGCTCGCTCGGGCCGTGTCGCGCACCGGCCAATTGGGGGTCGTGTCGGGGACGGCGCTCGACGCCGTCTTCGCGCGGCGATTGCAGCTCGGCGATCCCGCGGGCGATCTCCGCCGCGCGCTCGCCGCGTTTCCCGCCCCTGCGATCGCCGGCCGCGTGCTCGAGCGATACTTCATCCCCGGCGGCAAAGCGGCCGACGTCCCGTTCCGCGCCATCCCCATGGCAAGCTTCCCGCCGAAGCGCGATCAACTGGAACTGGTCGTCACGGCCAACTTCGTCGAAGTCTGGCTGGCTAAGGAAGGACACGGCGGCGCCGTCGGCGTCAATCTGTTGGAAAAGGTCCAAGCCCCGACGATCCCCGCGCTGTACGGGGCGATGCTTGCCGGAGTCGACGTCGTGCTCATGGGCGCCGGCATTCCGCGCACCATCCCCGGCATTCTCGACCGGCTCGCCCGCGGCGACGCGGCCGAGCTCGCGCTCGACGTCGCCGACAAAACGCCCGAAGAGGAGTTCGCGCTGGCGTTCGATCCGGCGGAGTTTCTCGAAGCTCAACCGCCGACGCTTGCGCGGCCGGAATTCCTGGCGATCGTCTCCTCGGCCACGCTCGCGTCGATGCTCCTCAAGAAGTCGACGGGGCGCGTCGACGGCTTCGTCATCGAAGGCCCAACGGCCGGCGGACACAACGCCCCGCCGCGCGGCCCTCTGCAGCTTAACGCCCGCGGCGAGCCGATTTACGGCCAGCGCGACAACGCCGACCTCGCGGCGTTTCGCGCGCTCGGCGCCCCGTTCTGGCTGGCAGGCAGTTGGGGAACCCCCGCAGGGCTCGCCCGGGCGCTCGACGAGGGCGCCGCGGGAATTCAGGCGGGGACCCTGTTCGCGTTCTGCCGCGAGTCGGGGCTCACGGACGAACTCAAACGGCAGACGATCGAGTTGGTCCGCCGCGGGGCCGCCGACGTGGTGACCGATCCGCTCGCCTCGCCCACGGGCTTTCCGTTCAAGGTGCTGCAGTTGGAAGGTTCGCTTTCCGATGCCGAGTTGGCCGCTCAACGCCGACTGACCTGCGACCTTGGCTACCTGCGGCGCGCCTACCGACGCGAGGACGGCGGCGTCGGGTGGCGTTGCCCTGCCGAGGACGTCGACGCCTTTGTCCGCAAAGGAGGCGCCCCCGGAGAGACCGCGGGTCGCAAGTGCATCTGCAACGCGCTGTTGGCGAACGTGGGGCTGGCGCAACTTCGCGGCGACGGAAGCGCGGAGCTCCCGCTAGTGACCTGCGGCGACGGGATCGACGCGATCGCCCCGCTCATCGCGACCGGCGACGGGAGCTACTCAGCCGAAGAGGTCGTCGAGCATCTGCTCAGCGACGTCGAAACGGTCGCCGGACGATCCGCTAGCCGCGGAGCTCGGCCCCGGAGTTCCGCAGAGTCGACTCCGCTGGTGATTGCCGAGTGA
- a CDS encoding vitamin B12-dependent ribonucleotide reductase — MAAVAETSIERQAAPGPKKFHGRVKIDRTFCPEGVADPFSTVEWETRTSAIKGENGEVLFEQTNCEVPSFWSQLATNVICSKYFYGEVGSPEREHSVRQLVHRVARTIADWGLEDGYFASAEDGERFYRDLAWLCLHQHGAFNSPVWFNVGLYHQYGVSGDKCNWRWDERQQEVVQPENPYEYPQGSACFIQHVDDNMEDIMELARAEAMLFKFGSGTGTDLSTLRSHREKLSGGGRPSGPLSFMRVYDQIAAVVKSGGKTRRAAKMQSIKVWHPDVMEFIECKWKEEQKARVLIEKGGYEANFNGEAYSSIMFQNANLSVRVTDDFMQAVQRDENWTTRWVTDPNREGPTYPAREVLSRMADCAWHCGDPGVQYDTTINNWHTCPNSGRINASNPCSEYMFLDDTACNLSSINLMKFRKGDGAFDSKRFTAACRVFFIAQEILVDHASYPTPDIARNSHLFRPLGLGYSNLGSLLMSNGVAYDSDAGRGMCGAITALLHGAANLTSAELAEAVGPFARYQENRDPMLRVMKMHRDAVEAIKPECPAYLVDAARGLWDEVLAAGAVHGFRNAQATVLAPTGTISFMMDCDTTGIEPDIALVKYKQLAGGGMLKIVNRTVPAALKNLGYDQPQIEGILDDIEKEDTIEGAADLKPEHLNVFDCAFQPRNGTRSIPWKAHVTMMAAAQPFLSGAISKTVNMPRDTTPEEIAEAYTDGWKLGLKALAIYRDGSKESQPLSTSTEGDKAKDKEAAAAKPRRERLPDTRSSLTHKFNVAGHEGYVTVGLYPDGRPGELFITMAKEGSTVGGLMDAFGTAVSMSLQYGVPLQDYVRKFSHMRFEPQGFTKNPDIRIAKSLIDYIFRWLGMQFLPGYKEASLGIDPEGSGSSPSPTTEDSGLSESKPVAKKDGGPVKGQEVSGQKSEGPQSAAKASAPTNGAHAKNGHGTNGNGSNGHGSNGNGAHAKLAEVKSIYSSKLLERAGVMVKTDGAGGNARSEQFAGFQTDAPACDNCGAITVRNGNCYLCHNCGNSMGCS; from the coding sequence ATGGCCGCTGTTGCCGAGACTTCGATTGAGCGTCAAGCCGCCCCTGGCCCCAAGAAGTTCCACGGCCGGGTGAAGATCGACCGCACCTTCTGTCCCGAGGGGGTCGCCGATCCCTTCTCGACGGTCGAGTGGGAGACTCGCACCTCCGCCATCAAGGGGGAGAACGGCGAGGTGCTGTTCGAGCAGACCAACTGCGAGGTCCCTTCGTTCTGGTCGCAGCTCGCCACGAACGTCATCTGCAGCAAGTACTTCTACGGCGAAGTCGGCTCGCCGGAACGCGAACACAGCGTACGGCAACTGGTCCACCGCGTCGCGCGGACGATCGCCGACTGGGGGCTCGAGGACGGCTACTTCGCCAGCGCCGAGGACGGCGAGCGGTTCTACCGCGATCTGGCGTGGCTGTGCCTCCACCAGCACGGGGCGTTCAACTCGCCCGTGTGGTTCAACGTGGGCTTGTATCACCAGTACGGCGTCAGCGGCGACAAGTGCAACTGGCGGTGGGACGAGCGGCAGCAGGAGGTCGTGCAGCCCGAGAACCCGTATGAATATCCCCAGGGGTCGGCCTGTTTCATCCAACACGTGGATGACAACATGGAAGACATCATGGAGTTGGCCCGGGCCGAGGCGATGCTGTTCAAGTTCGGCAGCGGCACGGGAACCGACCTGTCGACGCTGCGGTCGCATCGCGAGAAGCTTTCGGGCGGCGGACGGCCCAGCGGCCCGTTGTCGTTTATGCGGGTCTACGACCAGATCGCCGCGGTGGTGAAGTCGGGGGGCAAGACTCGCCGCGCCGCCAAGATGCAGTCGATCAAGGTCTGGCACCCCGACGTCATGGAATTCATCGAGTGCAAGTGGAAGGAAGAGCAAAAGGCCCGCGTGCTGATTGAAAAAGGGGGCTACGAGGCCAACTTCAACGGCGAAGCCTACAGCTCGATCATGTTCCAAAACGCGAATCTCTCGGTTCGCGTCACCGACGACTTCATGCAGGCGGTCCAGCGGGACGAAAACTGGACGACCCGCTGGGTGACCGACCCGAACCGCGAAGGGCCGACCTACCCGGCCCGCGAGGTGCTCAGCCGGATGGCCGACTGCGCATGGCACTGCGGCGACCCCGGCGTGCAGTACGACACGACGATCAACAACTGGCACACCTGCCCCAACAGCGGCCGGATCAACGCCAGCAACCCGTGCAGCGAGTACATGTTCCTCGACGACACGGCGTGCAACTTGTCGAGCATCAACTTGATGAAGTTCCGCAAAGGGGACGGCGCGTTCGACTCCAAGAGATTTACGGCCGCCTGCCGGGTGTTCTTCATCGCCCAGGAAATTCTGGTCGATCACGCCAGCTACCCGACCCCCGACATCGCGCGGAACAGCCACCTGTTCCGCCCGCTGGGGCTGGGCTACTCGAACCTGGGCAGCCTGCTGATGTCCAACGGCGTCGCCTACGACAGCGACGCCGGCCGCGGCATGTGCGGGGCGATCACCGCCTTGCTCCACGGCGCCGCCAATCTGACCAGCGCCGAACTGGCCGAGGCGGTCGGCCCGTTTGCTCGGTATCAGGAGAACCGCGACCCGATGCTGCGGGTGATGAAGATGCATCGCGATGCCGTCGAGGCGATCAAGCCCGAGTGCCCGGCGTATCTGGTCGACGCGGCCCGCGGCCTGTGGGACGAGGTGCTGGCCGCCGGCGCCGTGCACGGCTTCCGCAACGCCCAGGCGACTGTGCTCGCCCCGACCGGCACGATCAGCTTCATGATGGATTGCGACACGACCGGCATTGAGCCGGACATCGCCCTGGTGAAGTACAAGCAGCTCGCCGGCGGCGGCATGCTGAAGATCGTCAACCGCACCGTGCCCGCGGCGCTGAAGAATCTGGGCTACGATCAGCCGCAGATCGAGGGAATTCTCGACGACATCGAGAAGGAAGACACGATCGAAGGCGCCGCGGATCTCAAGCCCGAGCATCTCAACGTGTTCGACTGTGCGTTCCAGCCGCGCAACGGCACGCGCAGCATCCCGTGGAAGGCCCACGTCACGATGATGGCCGCCGCCCAGCCGTTCCTGTCGGGCGCCATCTCGAAGACGGTCAACATGCCGCGGGACACGACCCCCGAGGAGATCGCCGAGGCGTACACGGACGGTTGGAAGCTGGGGCTCAAGGCCTTGGCGATCTACCGCGACGGCTCGAAGGAAAGCCAACCGCTGTCCACGAGCACCGAGGGAGACAAGGCCAAAGACAAAGAGGCCGCCGCCGCCAAGCCGCGCCGTGAACGACTCCCCGACACCCGCTCGTCGCTCACCCACAAGTTCAACGTGGCCGGCCACGAGGGATACGTCACCGTGGGTCTGTACCCCGACGGACGTCCCGGCGAGTTGTTCATCACGATGGCCAAGGAAGGCTCGACCGTAGGCGGGCTGATGGACGCCTTCGGCACAGCCGTGTCGATGAGTCTGCAGTACGGCGTGCCGCTGCAGGATTACGTCCGCAAGTTCAGCCACATGCGGTTCGAGCCGCAGGGCTTCACCAAGAACCCGGACATCCGCATCGCCAAGAGCCTGATCGATTACATCTTTCGGTGGCTGGGGATGCAGTTCCTCCCCGGCTACAAGGAGGCGAGCCTGGGGATCGACCCCGAGGGCTCCGGCTCGTCCCCGAGCCCGACCACGGAGGACTCCGGCCTCTCTGAGTCGAAGCCCGTCGCCAAGAAGGACGGCGGGCCTGTGAAGGGACAAGAAGTCAGCGGTCAGAAGTCGGAAGGGCCCCAATCCGCGGCCAAGGCGTCCGCCCCGACCAACGGCGCCCACGCCAAGAACGGTCATGGAACCAACGGCAACGGCTCAAACGGTCATGGCTCGAACGGCAACGGCGCCCATGCCAAGCTGGCCGAGGTCAAGTCGATCTATTCCAGCAAGCTGCTCGAACGGGCCGGCGTGATGGTGAAGACCGATGGCGCCGGCGGCAACGCTCGCAGCGAGCAGTTCGCCGGCTTCCAGACCGACGCCCCCGCGTGCGACAACTGCGGGGCGATCACCGTTCGCAACGGCAACTGCTATCTGTGCCACAATTGCGGCAACAGCATGGGGTGTTCATGA